AGCGGGATTCATGAGCCTCCCTTATCCCAAACGGAGGAATTCCGCAACTTAAGACCGTAACCGACCCCTTTCATTTGTGAAACGGGCCGCCTTAAAAACCAACCAGTAAATCCCCCAACCGACAACATAGCCACTCACCACATCGGCAATATAATGTTGTTTCACGAGCACAACGGAGATTGCCACAAGAACAGCACCCGGGAACAGGATCTTTCCCAGGACGGGGCGGTATTCGCGAAGCATGTAGGCAACCATGAAGGCGTTCGAAATATGCATCGAGGGGAAACAGTTGTAGGGAAGATCGACCCAGTAATAAAAGGTAATCAACTTATAGATACCACCCCACTCGTAATCAACCGCAGGACGCAGAACATACTCGACCGGGTAGATCAGAAAAAAAGCGAAGTGGACGACGATGCAGATCAAAAACGCCTTCACCACCTTCCTGAAAAAAACCAGGTCATCGACGAGGAGATACGGAAGTGTCACAAAGACATAAATGAGGAGATAGGCCCAGATAAATTCCGGAATAAAAGGGATCTCCCTCTCAAACGGAAGAACCATTTGATGAAGGTCCGAGCGCCTCGACGAGATCCAGTTGACCCCCATGTACCCCGGAACATAGAGGGCCGTCACACCGATAAACAGGAGATGTTTTTGTAACCTCTCGATCACCGGCTTAAAATCCCTTCTCCCTCTTCACTAAAAATCTCCGCCGAAAAAACGTAAATCTTCAAGTCGGGTGATTGTGAGGCCGACTCCGGAAGACCGGCCTTCCGGCAGGTATGAGACAAAAACGTCTCGGCATTCCACCCCTCACGAACAGCGACCTGCGGGAGCAGAAGGCCGCGCCGCGAACCTTCCACAACAAGTAGACCATGCTCCCCTACCACAATCTCTGACAAGTCCGAAATCTGACGAAAAGGGGAGAGCACGGAGATCTCAATTTTAAGATGCGGCAGTTCATCGGATGTCACGGCAGGAAATCGGGGATCGGAAATGGCCGCCTGGAGCGCCATCTCCTGAACCACTTGATCAAGCGGTCGATCAGCCTCGAGATGACCGATACATCCCCGGAGATGACCCTGCTCCGTCTCCAAAGTGACAAACGCCCCCCTCTTCTCACGAAAGACCGATCCCGGAATCTCACGAGGGAAAAAACTTCCCGTGGAGAGAAAGGATTGAAGCGCAGCTCGTGCCAGCTTAAGAAGAGCGACCTTTTCTTGAGGCTGAAGAGACATATCCCCCTAAAGATTTAATCCGTTTGACCCCTGCTCGAAAAACGGGGTAGATCTTCGCCGCTATGGGACTGAACGGCAAGAGAATTGTTCTCGGGGTCACGGGTGGCATCGCCGCCTACAAGGTTTGTGATCTCGTCCGCCGTCTTGTCGAACAGGAGGCGGAGGTCCATGTCATGATGACACGGGCGGCCCAGCAGTTTGTTACACCGCTCACATTTCAGGCACTCTCCGGCCGTCCGGTTCATACGGAACTGTTCAGCCTCACCGAGGAACAGGAGATCGGGCATATCGCGCTGGCAAATCTGGCGGATCTGCTTCTCATTGCACCCGCAACGGCTGATCTCCTTGCCAAGGCAGCCCATGGAATCTGTGATGACATTGTTACAACGGTCTTGTGTGCGACCAAGGCCCCCGTTCTCCTCGTCCCCTCCATGAACGTAAACATGTGGAATCATCCTGTCACGCAGGAGAATGTCACCAAGCTGAAAAAGATCGGTTACCAGATACTTGATCCGTCAGAAGGTCCCCTCGCCTGTGGCACTGAAGGGAAGGGACGCCTTCCCGAACCGGAGATGATCCTGCACGCCTGCGAAAAGATCATTCTCCCGGCAAGGGGCAAGGTCCGATCAATCTGATTCTCAATTTGATAACTTCTATCATTTTGAGAATAAATTTGGGGGGTTGTTATTTTTTTCACTTTCAATATCAGTATCTTGTTTGACTGAAAGACTGCCTATGTCGGCACAAAATTTGCACCACCAGCCGGGTTGAGACGAATACCAATGAAAAGGGCGCTTCTTCAGCTTTGCCTCTTGTTCCTCTTTGGTACCTTTCTGACCGTTGTCGCCCAGGAGCAAAAACCGGTCGGTTCGATCGGAGGAGGCGGCGGCGGATGCGGTTGTCCGTTCTTCAAGAAAAAAAAGCAGGAACCGGAACCTCCGACACCGGCAGAGGTTGTCTGCCCGGAAGGGACCTCCCTCAATCCTGACTCGACATTCGTCAAGAGTATAGTCGTTATCAACCCTGCCATTGCAACTGATCCTAACGCCCTGATCGAACAGGGAATCTGCCTCGCCCCCCTCGACCGGGACCGGGATGGAGTTCTTGACCAGGATGATAACTGCCCCAACGTTCCAAATTCCGATCAGGCAGATGACGATGGGGATGGTGTGGGAGATGTCTGTGAAGAGCCGATCACACCTCCCTGCAAGGAAGGTTTTACTTATAATGCCGATAAAAACGAGTGTTGTGATGTCCGCAACCGTTGTGAGCCACCCACTTGCCCCGAAGGGACCTCGCTCAACCCGGAGAGTGATCAATGCGAATTCCCCCTCCAACCGGGATGCCCCAGTGGAACACGTTATCTCCCCGAAAGAAACCAGTGTTGCGATGTTGATCTTGTCTGCGAAGAGGCGACCTGTTCCAAGGGAGCTTTTTTGAATCCAGCGACTGATCTTTGTGAAGTAGGGCTACTCATTGATCAGGATCGGGACTCCATCGCGGACGATCGCGATAATTGTGTCACTGTTCGAAACACCGACCAGATGAATGAAGACCGGGATTCGAGGGGAGATGCCTGCGACAACTGCCCCATGGTTGCAAGCGAAGACCAGGCCGATTGTGATCAGGATGGGCTCGGCGATCCCTGTGATCCGACGATG
The genomic region above belongs to Deltaproteobacteria bacterium and contains:
- a CDS encoding phosphatase PAP2 family protein, with the translated sequence MIERLQKHLLFIGVTALYVPGYMGVNWISSRRSDLHQMVLPFEREIPFIPEFIWAYLLIYVFVTLPYLLVDDLVFFRKVVKAFLICIVVHFAFFLIYPVEYVLRPAVDYEWGGIYKLITFYYWVDLPYNCFPSMHISNAFMVAYMLREYRPVLGKILFPGAVLVAISVVLVKQHYIADVVSGYVVGWGIYWLVFKAARFTNERGRLRS
- the amrA gene encoding AmmeMemoRadiSam system protein A; the encoded protein is MSLQPQEKVALLKLARAALQSFLSTGSFFPREIPGSVFREKRGAFVTLETEQGHLRGCIGHLEADRPLDQVVQEMALQAAISDPRFPAVTSDELPHLKIEISVLSPFRQISDLSEIVVGEHGLLVVEGSRRGLLLPQVAVREGWNAETFLSHTCRKAGLPESASQSPDLKIYVFSAEIFSEEGEGILSR
- the coaBC gene encoding bifunctional phosphopantothenoylcysteine decarboxylase/phosphopantothenate--cysteine ligase CoaBC, yielding MGLNGKRIVLGVTGGIAAYKVCDLVRRLVEQEAEVHVMMTRAAQQFVTPLTFQALSGRPVHTELFSLTEEQEIGHIALANLADLLLIAPATADLLAKAAHGICDDIVTTVLCATKAPVLLVPSMNVNMWNHPVTQENVTKLKKIGYQILDPSEGPLACGTEGKGRLPEPEMILHACEKIILPARGKVRSI